From Erigeron canadensis isolate Cc75 chromosome 8, C_canadensis_v1, whole genome shotgun sequence, one genomic window encodes:
- the LOC122578541 gene encoding sucrose transport protein SUC3 isoform X2, translating to MLFKIWQKTTIYFTWIFNDINRYIGYLIGDTEEHCSTFKGTRTRAAFVFILGFWMLDLANNTVQGPARALLADLAGPDQRNSANAIFCSWMAIGNILGFSSGSSGKWHSWFPFLTTRACCEACGNLKAAFLVAVLFLTFCTTMTLYFAKEVPLPPKQHLRLSNVTPLMEDSQAQQHSPDHTESKPHKSAVDHKVGNMPESVFELDSTKRSADPTAKDDQVESFSDSPGAVLVNLLTSLRHLPVGMHSVLIVMALTWLSWFPFFLFDTDWMGREVYHGDPKGDAAEVIAYDQGVREGAFGLLLNSVVLGISSFLIEPMCQWIGPKFVWAISNFIVFACMAGTAIITVISLEETRGTDRVIGGNESIKTASLVVFAILGLPLAITYSVPYSVTADLTADTGGGQGLAIGVLNLAIVIPQMIVSLGAGPWDALFGGGNVPAFVLASLSALAACIIATLRLTTSSSSYKPIGFHFG from the exons ATGCTCTTCAAAATATGGCAGAAGACGACCATTTATTTTACTTGGATCTTTAATGATATCAATCGCT ACATTGGATACTTGATTGGAGATACCGAAGAACATTGCAG CACGTTCAAAGGTACACGTACAAGGGCGGCGTTTGTGTTTATCTTAGGATTTTGGATGCTGGACCTTGCAAATAATACCGTTCAG GGCCCTGCAAGAGCTCTTCTGGCTGATTTAGCAG GTCCTGATCAGAGAAACTCGGCAAATGCTATATTTTGCTCATGGATGGCAATTGGGaacattttagggttttcatCTGGCTCTAGCGGAAAGTGGCACAG TTGGTTCCCTTTCTTAACGACTAGAGCTTGTTGTGAGGCATGTGGAAATTTGAAGGCAGCCTTTTTAGTTGCTGTG CTTTTCCTTACATTTTGCACAACGATGACACTCTACTTTGCTAAGGAGGTTCCATTGCCCCCAAAGCAGCATCTGAGGTTATCAAATGTAACTCCTCTTATGGAGGATTCTCAGGCTCAGCAGCATAGTCCTGACCACACAGAATCAAAGCCTCATAAAAGTGCAGTCGATCACAAGGTTGGCAATATGCCTGAGAGTGTTTTTGAGTTGGATTCCACTAAGAGAAGTGCCGACCCAACAGCTAAGGATGATCAAGTAGAGAGTTTTAGCGACAGTCCTGGAGCAGTCCTGGTCAACTTGTTGACCAGCTTACGCCATTTGCCAGTGGGAATGCATTCAGTGCTTATAGTAATGGCTCTTACATGG TTGTCCTGGTTTCCCTTTTTCCTGTTTGATACAGATTGGATGGGTAGAGAGGTTTATCACGGTGATCCAAAAGGGGATGCAGCTGAAGTTATCGCTTATGATCAAGGTGTCAGAGAAGGTGCATTTGGTTTGCTGTTAAACTCC GTGGTTCTTGGGATCAGTTCTTTCCTTATCGAACCTATGTGTCAGTGGATAGGTCCAAAATTTGTGTGGGCAATAAGCAATTTTATTGTGTTTGCCTGCATGGCAGGCACTGCCATCATTACTGTAATATCTCTTGAAGAAACTCGAGGGACTGACCGTGTAATTGGAGGAAATGAATCAATAAAAACTGCTTCTTTGGTTGTTTTTGCCATTCTAGGTCTTCCTCTTGCA ATTACCTACAGTGTTCCCTACTCTGTCACAGCAGATCTAACTGCAGATACAGGAGGTGGCCAGG GATTGGCAATTGGAGTTTTGAATCTAGCAATTGTAATACCACAG ATGATTGTGTCACTTGGTGCGGGCCCATGGGATGCGTTATTTGGTGGAGGGAACGTACCAGCATTTGTTCTTGCCTCTTTAAGTGCCCTTGCTGCTTGCATAATTGCAACTTTAAGGCTTACAACTTCCAGTAGTTCCTACAAACCAATTGGTTTCCACTTTGGATGA
- the LOC122578097 gene encoding homeobox-leucine zipper protein ATHB-13-like gives MTCTGMAFFSNNFMLQSSQEDDHHATTTSLSPLLQPACTTTQDFSGVASFLGKRSMSFSGMNNMDGCDQEGNNMNGEDELSDDGSQLLAGEKKRRLNMEQVKTLERNFELGNKLEPERKMQLARALGLQPRQIAIWFQNRRARWKTKQLEKDYDALKRQFDAVKAENDSLQSQNHKLHAEIMALKNKESTELINLNVKETEGSSSNRSENSSEIKLDISRTPATDSSLSSHHQNQQQPIPNLFPSSNIDRPNTTNNVAYQLFHNSSSRATEHQLHCQKLDQSTAIKEECFSNMFVGMEDQSGFWPWLEQPQFN, from the exons ATGACTTGCACTGGGATGGCCTTTTTCTCCAATAATTTCATGTTACAATCCTCCCAAGAAGATGACCATCATGCCACTACTACTTCTCTTTCTCCACTTCTTCAACCAGCTTGCACTACCACCCAAGATTTTAGTG GTGTTGCATCTTTCTTGGGGAAAAGATCCATGTCTTTTTCGGGTATGAACAACATGGATGGATGTGATCAAGAAGGAAATAACATGAATGGAGAGGATGAATTATCAGATGATGGATCACAGCTTTTGGCAGGAGAAAAAAAGAGAAGGTTAAATATGGAACAAGTAAAGACACTTGAGAGGAACTTTGAGTTGGGGAATAAGCTTGAACCTGAAAGGAAAATGCAGCTAGCAAGAGCACTTGGGCTACAACCGAGACAGATTGCAATTTGGTTTCAAAATAGAAGGGCTAGATGGAAGACTAAACAATTAGAAAAAGACTATGATGCCCTTAAGAGACAGTTTGATGCTGTTAAGGCTGAGAATGATTCCCTTCAATCTCAAAATCATAAACTGCATGCTGAG ATAATGGCACTTAAAAATAAGGAGTCAACAGAACTAATCAACCTCAACGTTAAAGAAACAGAAGGATCTTCTAGCAACAGAAGTGAAAACAGCTCGGAAATCAAGCTAGACATCTCAAGAACGCCGGCCACGGATAGCTCTCTATCATCACACCATCAAAACCAACAGCAGCCCATCCCTAATCTGTTTCCATCATCGAATATCGATAGGCCTAACACTACCAATAATGTGGCTTATCAGCTTTTTCACAACTCGTCATCAAGAGCAACAGAACATCAACTCCATTGCCAAAAACTCGATCAATCAACTGCCATCAAGGAAGAATGTTTTAGCAACATGTTTGTTGGTATGGAAGATCAATCGGGGTTTTGGCCATGGTTGGAACAACCACAATTTAATTGA
- the LOC122578541 gene encoding sucrose transport protein SUC3 isoform X1 has translation MDKLSIRVPYKNLKQDEVEMMKFEQEADHLIDSGKGNASISSSSASPATETATATEENKNCSLITLILSCTVAAGVQFGWALQLSLLTPYIQTLGIGHAFSSFIWLCGPITGLVVQPCVGIWSDKCSSKYGRRRPFILLGSLMISIAVIIIGFSADIGYLIGDTEEHCSTFKGTRTRAAFVFILGFWMLDLANNTVQGPARALLADLAGPDQRNSANAIFCSWMAIGNILGFSSGSSGKWHSWFPFLTTRACCEACGNLKAAFLVAVLFLTFCTTMTLYFAKEVPLPPKQHLRLSNVTPLMEDSQAQQHSPDHTESKPHKSAVDHKVGNMPESVFELDSTKRSADPTAKDDQVESFSDSPGAVLVNLLTSLRHLPVGMHSVLIVMALTWLSWFPFFLFDTDWMGREVYHGDPKGDAAEVIAYDQGVREGAFGLLLNSVVLGISSFLIEPMCQWIGPKFVWAISNFIVFACMAGTAIITVISLEETRGTDRVIGGNESIKTASLVVFAILGLPLAITYSVPYSVTADLTADTGGGQGLAIGVLNLAIVIPQMIVSLGAGPWDALFGGGNVPAFVLASLSALAACIIATLRLTTSSSSYKPIGFHFG, from the exons ATGGATAAATTATCAATCCGTGTACCTTACAAAAACCTAAAACAAGATGAGGTTGAAATGATGAAATTTGAACAAGAAGCTGATCACCTAATTGATTCCGGCAAAGGAAACGCGTCTATTTCTTCTTCCTCTGCATCTCCCGCGACGGAGACGGCGACGGCGACTGAGGAGAATAAGAATTGTAGCTTGATTACATTGATTTTAAGTTGTACTGTTGCCGCCGGTGTTCAGTTTGGCTGGGCGTTGCAACTCTCTCTCCTAACTCCTTACATtcag ACACTTGGAATAGGGCATGCATTCTCTTCGTTTATCTGGCTTTGTGGTCCTATTACCGGTCTTGTG GTTCAACCTTGTGTTGGTATATGGAGTGACAAATGCTCTTCAAAATATGGCAGAAGACGACCATTTATTTTACTTGGATCTTTAATGATATCAATCGCT GTGATAATTATCGGGTTTTCTGCAGACATTGGATACTTGATTGGAGATACCGAAGAACATTGCAG CACGTTCAAAGGTACACGTACAAGGGCGGCGTTTGTGTTTATCTTAGGATTTTGGATGCTGGACCTTGCAAATAATACCGTTCAG GGCCCTGCAAGAGCTCTTCTGGCTGATTTAGCAG GTCCTGATCAGAGAAACTCGGCAAATGCTATATTTTGCTCATGGATGGCAATTGGGaacattttagggttttcatCTGGCTCTAGCGGAAAGTGGCACAG TTGGTTCCCTTTCTTAACGACTAGAGCTTGTTGTGAGGCATGTGGAAATTTGAAGGCAGCCTTTTTAGTTGCTGTG CTTTTCCTTACATTTTGCACAACGATGACACTCTACTTTGCTAAGGAGGTTCCATTGCCCCCAAAGCAGCATCTGAGGTTATCAAATGTAACTCCTCTTATGGAGGATTCTCAGGCTCAGCAGCATAGTCCTGACCACACAGAATCAAAGCCTCATAAAAGTGCAGTCGATCACAAGGTTGGCAATATGCCTGAGAGTGTTTTTGAGTTGGATTCCACTAAGAGAAGTGCCGACCCAACAGCTAAGGATGATCAAGTAGAGAGTTTTAGCGACAGTCCTGGAGCAGTCCTGGTCAACTTGTTGACCAGCTTACGCCATTTGCCAGTGGGAATGCATTCAGTGCTTATAGTAATGGCTCTTACATGG TTGTCCTGGTTTCCCTTTTTCCTGTTTGATACAGATTGGATGGGTAGAGAGGTTTATCACGGTGATCCAAAAGGGGATGCAGCTGAAGTTATCGCTTATGATCAAGGTGTCAGAGAAGGTGCATTTGGTTTGCTGTTAAACTCC GTGGTTCTTGGGATCAGTTCTTTCCTTATCGAACCTATGTGTCAGTGGATAGGTCCAAAATTTGTGTGGGCAATAAGCAATTTTATTGTGTTTGCCTGCATGGCAGGCACTGCCATCATTACTGTAATATCTCTTGAAGAAACTCGAGGGACTGACCGTGTAATTGGAGGAAATGAATCAATAAAAACTGCTTCTTTGGTTGTTTTTGCCATTCTAGGTCTTCCTCTTGCA ATTACCTACAGTGTTCCCTACTCTGTCACAGCAGATCTAACTGCAGATACAGGAGGTGGCCAGG GATTGGCAATTGGAGTTTTGAATCTAGCAATTGTAATACCACAG ATGATTGTGTCACTTGGTGCGGGCCCATGGGATGCGTTATTTGGTGGAGGGAACGTACCAGCATTTGTTCTTGCCTCTTTAAGTGCCCTTGCTGCTTGCATAATTGCAACTTTAAGGCTTACAACTTCCAGTAGTTCCTACAAACCAATTGGTTTCCACTTTGGATGA